From Bufo gargarizans isolate SCDJY-AF-19 chromosome 10, ASM1485885v1, whole genome shotgun sequence, the proteins below share one genomic window:
- the LOC122920039 gene encoding 4-galactosyl-N-acetylglucosaminide 3-alpha-L-fucosyltransferase FUT6-like, whose protein sequence is MEQETDECSLALSMTFFEPFECSIDFNEAFRVTVYSSEEEVGVTQRQPHSKRGSKVQNHSGWLPANTPAADQRAEGQRTPKPAQKLANDTKIILVWTWPFGDTFPLNECPPYTNISGCFYTANRTLYSSADAIVMHHRDVCYSRKQLPQIPRPPNQYWVWFNLESPLHSPNLHFMDNLINLTMSFRADSDIFTPYGWLEPNQRDENFTIPPKTKLVAWVISNWNPKSNRVRYYKELQKFLPVDIYGRQHLALPTNEHEKTLSKYKFYLAFENTIHEDYITEKLWKNALKSGCVPVVLGPSRKNYERFIPKDSFLHVDDFSTPEELAKYILKLDSDDKAYQQYFTWRSRLHPFADPSWQTHYCRVCKAIKEAPAHKTISKLGAWYK, encoded by the exons ATGGAACaagagaccgatgagtg ctctctagccctttccatgaccttTTTTGAGCCATTTGAgtgctccattgacttcaatgag GCCTTCCGAGTGACAGTgtacagttcagaggaagaggtgggggTCACGCAgcgccagccacacagcaaaagagggagcaaggTGCAAAACCACAGCGGCTGGCTCCCAGCCAATACGCCTGCTGCTGACCAACGTGCCGAGGGACAGagaacaccaaagccagctcaaa AACTGGCTAATGACACGAAGATCATCCTTGTTTGGACCTGGccatttggtgacacatttccacTTAATGAATGTCCACCATACACTAATATTTCTGGATGCTTTTACACAGCTAACAGAACCTTGTATTCTTCTGCAGATGCAATTGTTATGCATCACAGAGATGTATGTTATTCCAGGAAACAGTTACCTCAGATACCAAGACCACCAAATCAGTATTGGGTATGGTTTAACTTGGAGTCTCCATTACACAGCCCAAACTTGCATTTTATGGATAATCTCATCAATCTCACAATGTCTTTTAGAGCTGATTCAGATATTTTCACACCTTATGGCTGGCTAGAGCCGAATCAACGAGATGAGAACTTCACAATTCCTCCAAAGACTAAGTTGGTGGCCTGGGTAATCAGTAACTGGAATCCAAAATCTAATAGAGTACGGTATTACAAAGAGCTCCAAAAATTTCTTCCTGTAGACATATATGGAAGACAGCATTTAGCTCTCCCAACAAATGAACATGAAAAAACATTGTCCAAGTATAAGTTTTATCTCGCCTTTGAAAACACAATTCATGaagattatattacagagaaactcTGGAAGAATGCGTTGAAATCTGGTTGTGTGCCAGTTGTATTGGGCCCTTCTCGAAAAAACTATGAGCGTTTTATTCCAAAAGACTCTTTTCTACATGTTGATGACTTCTCCACGCCTGAAGAGCTTGCTAAATATATCTTAAAATTGGACAGTGATGACAAAGCTTACCAGCAGTATTTTACATGGAGGTCCAGACTTCATCCCTTTGCAGATCCTAGCTGGCAGACTCATTactgcagagtatgtaaagcaATAAAAGAAGCTCCTGCACACAAAACTATTTCAAAACTTGGAGCATGGTACAAATAA